A genomic stretch from Podospora pseudoanserina strain CBS 124.78 chromosome 3, whole genome shotgun sequence includes:
- the SRB7 gene encoding RNA polymerase II mediator complex subunit (EggNog:ENOG503P37G; COG:K; BUSCO:EOG09265SHM) codes for MGDKLTQLQESMDQLLTQFIAALYYNERHHDLQKFSPNDKIPELKQDQPPEVDTLDPEQFKAGQLELARDLITKEQQIEYLISTLPGLDNSERDQLQMIRELEEELGAAEQQRQEALRERDEVLKRLDGLVRLIRRH; via the exons ATGGGCGACAAACTGACTCAACTCCAAGAGTCCATGGATCAA cTCCTCACTCAATTCATAGCAGCCCTCTACTACAACGAGCGCCACCACGACCTTCAAAAATTCTCCCCCAACGACAAAATCCCCGAACTCAAACAAGACCAGCCCCCCGAAGTTGATACCCTCGACCCTGAACAATTCAAGGCTGGGCAGCTCGAGCTCGCTAGAGATCTCATCACGAAGGAGCAGCAGATCGAGTATTTGATCTCGACATTGCCGGGTCTAGATAATAGTGAAAGAGACCAGTTGCAGATGATacgggagttggaggaggagctgggggcggctgagcagcagaggcaggaggcgttgagggagcGGGATGAGGTtttgaagaggttggatgggttggttagGCTGATTAGGAGGCACTGA
- the SDT1 gene encoding putative suppressor of disruption of TFIIS (COG:S; EggNog:ENOG503NZRZ) yields the protein MESEAQAVNGTSPSPKQVFFFDIDNCLYPKSTPLPSHPLNPTRSLTLNSGARVHDLMAELIDKYFATHLSLPYEDAVRLHKEYYQNYGLAIEGLVRHHQIDPLEYNAKVDDALPLDDIIKPREDLKKLLRDIDTSKVRLWLFTNAYVNHAKRVVKLLEIEDFFEGVTYCDYAAPRLMCKPHEEAYEKAMREAGVERRGDCYFVDDSYQNCKKAQEIGWNVAHLVEEGVKSPRTQACKFQISHLDELRTCFPEVFKKPETSSE from the exons aTGGAGTCAGAAGCCCAAGCCGTCAACGGGACCAGTCCCTCACCCAAACAAGTCTTTTTTTT TGATATCGACAACTGCCTCTACCCCAAGAgtacccccctcccctcccaccccctcaacccaactCGCTCACTAACCCTGAACTCAGGCGCCCGCGTCCACGACCTCATGGCCGAGCTGATTGACAAGTACTTCgccacccacctctccctcccctacGAAGACGCCGTCCGGCTCCACAAGGAATACTACCAAAACTACGGCCTCGCCATCGAAGGCCTCGTCCGTCACCACCAAATTGACCCCCTCGAGTACAACGCCAAAGTCGACGACGCCCTCCCCCTagacgacatcatcaagccCCGCGAAGAcctcaagaagctcctccGCGACATTGACACCTCCAAAGTCAGGCTCTGGCTGTTCACAAACGCCTACGTCAACCACGccaagagggtggtgaaacTGCTAGAGATAGAGGACTTCTTCGAGGGGGTGACGTATTGTGATTATGCGGCGCCGAGGCTGATGTGCAAACCTCATGAGGAGGCGTATGAGAAggcgatgagggaggcgggggtggagaggaggggggattgtTATTTTGTTG ATGACTCGTACCAAAACTGCAAAAAGGCCCAAGAAATAGGCTGGAACGTCGCCCACCTTGTCGAAGAGGGTGTCAAGTCCCCCAGGACACAAGCGTGCAAGTTCCAAATAAGCCACTTGGATGAGCTGCGCACCTGCTTCCCAGAGGTCTTCAAGAAGCCGGAAACGTCCTCGGAATAG
- a CDS encoding hypothetical protein (EggNog:ENOG503P4MZ), whose product MWSVRFPTLAVPWGGAGPWLLLRLGNCSSFPNHTQHTKLDSAGDTDFLSHCWHILIREEKAETLLHSHLRLRYGYPIIYLPRAFFDFSRRFAFDGTLLTCRVTDVCNTAIIMAQGSVGAAMSAERGGVQEGVAGKKTLLIASLSPDALHEVQQYEKLLKFRDEVLSGAHPRIKPPQLGKVAQAASSKSTAPASSSTTSATNSSSNAAVNGSRPLINNPPSFRANQQVPSVYMATNLPGLGMLSQKKPSGSGKPEIDPVLLEKSDDLVKAEIQLRRQRIERALKDEVEQRRVTSKPHEQMADLDVNDILAKAMTLCEDAPPQPTDDAAANTSASSDSFDNNTFYSSQHGTPDSVMAARIPNESEDEEMREESPYEPEFDPEPDLPTAIAHAQSLLDTSQPMSIPGVSISQHQPQPARTNPTLPVPAPSFSIPGIGAANTYGSGLAGRPGPSGSAGSGPGNQHLLSQTRGNQNQTSPVVRGHDLSPLAPQPERVSPLASLAITRQPHLVDSDSSGRRATPAQVAALRKQTSNASSPESSPQAGKAADKKKNKKKNKRKADRLAVETAVSPVIKPEPRSPSPLTAAPYARPSKRQRQGRQQAVDSPYEEHRYQEPIPVETGYQECYQPNGSFRQERVVAYGRADGAYRPRYDDEPILVTSPRYERVERVYYDEPRQAVSARPIRPDSPGAQGAQYASREVRTARPVAYEEGGAVYRDVRAASRMSMRPVAYSDRSQSPIMYERPPAAMPPPRAPVRRILVDAHGREYLEPIRSTTVVREEVISDPRGERLYPAREMSRRPEVMDDEVIYQGAQPVYGAPRRVVTQPEYGAYRESANPMAPPPMNEYAPSRAEPPREYMARPASVRPRMETVRYEPSTSYERVPFEDRGRDYYGAGAAGTVRSASVRPGAESIRYEVPVAYERRVGGQVEEYVPLRSASVRPGQEPARYDPYGGGGQRVEYAAPPPVPAYGMQPPPPRSYSVLPAERVGERGYSIQPPPPPPSQQGGQAQGQGPPSGGGYYARPPPAGREDDEVVYLDRPPQREVYRDMR is encoded by the coding sequence ATGTGGTCAGTGCGCTTCCCGACCTTGGCGGTTCCCTGGGGGGGGGCAGGGCCTTGGCTTCTGCTGCGGCTGGGAAATTGTTCGAGTTTCCCAaaccacacacaacacaccaaacTTGACTCTGCCGGAGACACTGATTTTCTCAGTCACTGTTGGCATATTTTGATACGCGAAGAAAAGGCAGAGACGCTTCTTCATTCTCATTTGCGTCTCCGGTACGGATATCCGATCATCTATTTACCCCGAGCATTTTTCGATTTTTCGCGTCGTTTTGCATTTGATGGGACGCTCTTAACGTGCCGAGTTACGGACGTTTGCAACacagccatcatcatggcgcAAGGTTCTGTGGGTGCAGCCATGTCGGcggaaagaggaggggtaCAGGAGGGAGTCGCAGGCAAGAAGACGTTATTGATAGCGTCGCTGTCTCCCGACGCGTTGCACGAGGTGCAGCAGTACGAGAAGCTGCTCAAGTTTCGCGACGAGGTTCTCAGCGGTGCTCACCCGCGCATCAAACCACCACAGCTTGGGAAAGTCGCCCAAGCCGCGAGCTCAAAGTCGAcagctcctgcttcttcttctaccACTTCTGCcaccaactcatcatccaatGCTGCGGTAAATGGAAGTCGCCCACTAATTAACAATCCGCCTTCATTCCGGGCGAACCAGCAAGTTCCGTCAGTATACATGGCCACTAACCTTCCCGGCTTGGGCATGCTGTCGCAGAAGAAGCCTTCGGGCTCTGGCAAGCCCGAGATCGATCCGGTTCTGCTGGAGAAGTCTGACGACTTGGTCAAGGCTGAGATCCAGCTCCGGCGGCAGAGAATTGAGCGTGCTCTCAAAGATGAAGTTGAGCAGCGTCGCGTCACAAGCAAGCCACACGAGCAGATGGCTGATCTCGATGTCAACGACATCTTGGCCAAGGCCATGACATTATGCGAGGATGCGCCTCCTCAGCCCACTGATGATGCAGCTGCTAACACATCAGCATCGAGCGACTCTTTCGATAACAATACTTTCTACTCTAGTCAACATGGTACACCCGATTCAGTCATGGCAGCCCGAATCCCCAACGAGTCCGAAGACGAGGAAATGCGAGAAGAATCGCCCTACGAGCCCGAATTCGATCCAGAGCCCGACCTCCCAACGGCCATTGCCCACGCACAATCCCTTCTCGACACGTCTCAGCCCATGTCAATACCGGGCGTTTCTATATCCCAACATCAGCCACAGCCGGCTCGGACCAACCCAACACTTCCTGTCCCAGCTCCTTCCTTTTCAATTCCTGGAATAGGCGCGGCGAACACATATGGTAGCGGCCTGGCCGGTCGTCCTGGCCCGTCCGGCAGTGCTGGCAGTGGCCCAGGGAACCAGCATCTACTCAGTCAAACTCGTGGGAACCAGAATCAGACATCCCCAGTTGTGCGAGGACACGATCTCTCCCCTCTTGCTCCCCAACCAGAGCGTGTCTCTCCCCTGGCTTCTCTGGCCATTACAAGACAACCTCACTTGGTTGATTCTGACTCCAGTGGACGCAGGGCGACTCCTGCCCAGGTCGCAGCCCTTAGAAAGCAAACATCTAACGCGTCGAGCCCAGAGAGCTCCCCACAGGCTGGTAAGGCGGCcgataagaagaagaacaaaaagaagaacaagagaaaGGCGGACAGGTTGGCTGTTGAGACTGCTGTGTCGCCAGTCATCAAGCCTGAACCACGATCACCATCCCCTCTGACGGCCGCTCCTTATGCCCGGCCCAGCAAGCGCCAGAGGCAAGGGCGCCAGCAAGCTGTTGACTCTCCCTACGAAGAGCACAGGTATCAAGAACCAATCCCTGTAGAGACTGGTTACCAAGAGTGCTACCAGCCTAACGGCAGTTTCAGGCAGGAACGGGTCGTGGCCTACGGACGAGCAGATGGGGCATATCGTCCTCGCTATGACGATGAGCCCATTTTGGTCACATCACCAAGGTACGAGAGGGTCGAAAGGGTCTACTATGATGAGCCAAGACAAGCGGTGAGCGCCCGTCCCATCCGTCCGGATTCCCCAGGCGCCCAAGGTGCTCAATATGCTTCACGGGAGGTTCGTACTGCTCGTCCTGTGGCATATGAGGAAGGCGGTGCCGTTTACCGCGACGTCAGAGCTGCCTCCAGGATGAGTATGCGCCCAGTCGCGTATAGCGACCGTTCACAATCGCCCATCATGTATGAGCGGCCGCCTGCAGCTATGCCTCCGCCCAGGGCACCTGTGAGACGCATTCTTGTTGATGCCCATGGCCGAGAGTATCTCGAGCCCATTCGTTCGACTACAGTCGTGCGCGAGGAGGTGATCTCGGACCCAAGAGGCGAGAGGCTCTATCCTGCGAGGGAGATGTCACGGAGACCAGAGGTGATGGATGACGAGGTCATCTATCAGGGTGCGCAGCCTGTGTATGGAGCGCCGAGACGGGTGGTGACCCAGCCAGAGTACGGTGCTTACCGCGAGAGTGCCAACCCCATGGCTCCTCCACCTATGAACGAGTATGCGCCTTCGCGTGCGGAGCCTCCCCGGGAATACATGGCCAGACCGGCTAGTGTCAGGCCCAGGATGGAGACAGTTCGCTATGAACCTAGCACCAGCTATGAGAGGGTTCCTTTTGAGGATCGGGGGAGGGATTACTACGGTGCTGGAGCTGCTGGGACGGTGAGGTCGGCCAGCGTCCGGCCTGGCGCGGAGAGCATCCGATATGAGGTTCCGGTTGCTTACGAGAGGAGGGTCGGAGGTCAAGTGGAGGAGTATGTGCCCCTGAGGTCGGCTAGTGTTAGGCCGGGTCAGGAGCCTGCGCGGTATGACCCGtatggaggtggtggtcagaGGGTCGAGTACGCTGCTCCGCCGCCGGTTCCTGCCTATGGGATGCAGCCGCCGCCCCCGAGGTCTTATAGTGTTTTGCCTGCcgagagggtgggggagagggggtatAGCAttcagcctcctccgcctccgccttcGCAGCAGGGGGGTCAGGCTCAGGGCCAAGGTCCTCCGAGTGGCGGGGGTTATTATGCTaggccgccgccggcggggagggaggatgatgaggttgtgtACCTGGATCGTCCGCCGCAGAGGGAGGTATATAGGGATATGCGTTAG
- the PIM1 gene encoding ATP-dependent Lon protease pim1 (COG:L; EggNog:ENOG503NXAU; MEROPS:MER0000496; BUSCO:EOG09260RRN), protein MLPRQRVLRMPSPRHSVLLSTASRRTSICSVRASLRQGQHITPRLQSFSRDSFSSSLSPFSTHAALGKQQKGSGFFDGIEPLTEEEKKANQENQEKEAAAEEKEEKDIEKAKPSSSSEAKTKEGGVQGTPESPENKGSAAAGSAASGSSGEGSGGDGGKRGRKPGDKALAKPVVPEIYPQVMAIPIAKRPLFPGFYKAITIKDPNVAAAITEMIKRGQPYVGAFLFKDENADDDVIRSADEVHDVGVFAQITSAFPMTGQGGEGTSLTAILYPHRRIKLSELIPPGAADAAGKTPAAKEPTPEPIPQATDESAQKGDVVASFEESAVVPPPKSDVTQKQYEPTSFLKKYPVSLVNVENLTEEPYDPKSQVIRAVTNEIVNVFKEVASMNSLFRDQISTFSMSQSTGNVMSEPAKLADFAAAVSAGDPNELQEVLSSLNVEDRMHKALLVLKKEHVNAQLQSKITKDVENKITKRQREYWLTEQMKGIKRELGLESDGKDKLVEKFKEKADKLAMPEAVRKVFDDELNKLAHLEPAASEFNVTRNYLDWLTQIPWGLRSAENFGIQHAMTVLDEDHYGLKDVKDRILEFIAVGKLRGTVEGKILCFVGPPGVGKTSIGKSIARALNRQYYRFSVGGLADVAEIKGHRRTYVGALPGRVIQALKKCKTENPLILIDEIDKIGRGYQGDPSSALLELLDPEQNSSFLDHYLDVPVDLSRVLFVCTANMTDTIPRPLLDRMEVIRLSGYVSDEKMAIAERYLAPQAQELAGLKGVDVELTKDAIEELIKSYCREAGVRNLKKQIEKVYRKSALKIVQELGEEVLPEEEALTDEGKVAKEESAKEETKQSEEPATANTEATEKETTEVPRVALKVPESVHVTIDKDNLKDYVGPPVFTSDRLYDITPPGVTMGLAWTQLGGAAMYVEAILQSALKPASRPSLEITGNLKTVMKESSAIAYSFAKSYMANNFPKNDFLDHAKIHVHVPEGAVQKDGPSAGITMATSLLSLALDRQVDPAVAMTGELTLTGKVLRIGGLREKTVAARRAGCKMVLFPRDNESDWLELPENIKEGIEGRPVSWYSEVFDLIFPDLDKEKANKSRVVVAENKEKKEEEKKDGEESD, encoded by the exons ATGCTGCCGCGACAGCGCGTCCTGCGCATGCCCTCGCCAAGGCATTCGGTTCTCCTCTCTACAGCTTCCAGACGAACAAGCATCTGCTCGGTAAGAGCTTCGTTACGACAGGGCCAACACATCACGCCGCGGCTGcagagcttctcgagggaCAGCTTTTCGTCGTCGCTATCGCCATTCTCCACGCATGCCGCTTTAGGGAAACAGCAAAAGGGTTCGGGCTTCTTTGACGGCATCGAGCCGTTaacggaggaggaaaaaAAGGCGAATCAGGAGAATCAGGAAAAGGAAGCGGcggctgaggagaaggaggagaaggatatTGAAAAGGCAAAGCCTTCTTCTAGCTCCGAGGCGAAGACGAAAGAGGGCGGCGTCCAGGGAACACCCGAGTCGCCGGAGAACAAGGGGAGTGCTGCCGCCGGGAGTGCCGCCTCGGGGTcatcgggggaggggtcgggaggggatggggggaagaggggacGGAAGCCGGGTGACAAGGCGCTTGCGAAGCCTGTCGTGCCTGAGATTTACCCTCAGGTGATGGCTATCCCGATTGCGAAGAGGCCGTTGTTCCCCGGGTTTTACAAGGCGATCACTATCAAGGATCCCAATGTTGCCGCCGCTATCACCGAGATGATCAAGCGTGGTCAACCATATGTCGGTGCGTTCCTGTTCAAGGACGAGAATGCGGATGACGATGTTATCCGAAGTGCCGACGAGGTCCACGACGTCGGCGTGTTTGCTCAGATTACCAGCGCTTTTCCTATGACGGgccaaggtggtgagggaacAAGTCTCACTGCGATTCTTTACCCTCACCGTAGAATCAAGCTTTCTGAGTTGATTCCTCCGGGAGCTGCCGATGCCGCTGGAAAGACCCCGGCGGCTAAGGAACCCACACCAGAACCGATACCCCAGGCTACAGATGAGTCTGCCCAGAAGGGCGATGTTGTCGCGAGCTTTGAGGAGAGCGCCGTTGTACCGCCACCAAAATCAGACGTTACGCAGAAGCAATATGAGCCAACATCCTTCCTCAAGAAGTATCCCGTCAGTCTGGTTAACGTTGAGAACCTTACCGAAGAGCCTTACGACCCCAAGAGCCAGGTGATCCGGGCCGTTACTAACGAGATCGTCAATGTCTTCAAGGAGGTCGCTAGCATGAACTCTTTGTTTAGAGATCAGATTTCAACTTTCTCCATGAGCCAGTCTACCGGCAATGTCATGTCTGAGCCGGCCAAGCTTGCCGACTTTGCCGCAGCGGTGTCGGCTGGTGATCCCAATGAGCTTCAGGAAGTTTTGTCGAGCTTGAACGTCGAGGACAGGATGCACAAGGCTCTTCTTGTGCTCAAAAAGGAGCACGTCAACGCTCAGCTTCAGTCCAAGATCACCAAGGATGTGGAGAACAAGATCACCAAACGTCAGCGGGAGTACTGGTTGACGGAGCAGATGAAGGGCATCAAGCGTGAGCTTGGGCTGGAATCAGACGGAAAGgacaagctggtggagaagttcaaggagaaggccgacaAGCTGGCCATGCCGGAAGCTGTGCGCaaggtgtttgatgatgagctgaaCAAGCTTGCGCACCTGGAGCCGGCGGCGTCAGAGTTCAACGTCACTCGCAACTATCTCGACTGGCTTACGCAGATCCCATGGGGTCTGCGCAGCGCCGAGAACTTTGGCATCCAGCACGCCATGACTGTTTTGGACGAGGATCACTACGGTCTCAAGGACGTCAAGGACCGCATTCTCGAGTTTATCGCCGTCGGGAAGCTGCGCGGGACTGTCGAGGGCAAGATCCTCTGCTTTGTTGGTCCGCCAGGTGTGGGCAAGACCAGTATTGGCAAATCGATTGCTCGCGCGCTCAACCGGCAATACTACCGCTTCAGCGTGGGTGGTCTTGCCGATGTTGCTGAAATCAAGGGTCACAGGAGGACGTACGTCGGTGCGTTGCCCGGCCGCGTCATTCAGGCGTTGAAGAAGTGCAAGACGGAGAACCCCTTGATTCTCATTGACGAAATCGACAAGATTGGCCGTGGATACCAGGGCGACCCATCGTCTGCTCTTCTTGAGTTGCTTGATCCCGAGCAGAACAGCTCTTTCCTCGATCACTACCTCGATGTCCCGGTGGATTTGTCTAGGGTCTTGTTTGTCTGCACCGCCAACATGACGGATACGATTCCCAGGCCGCTGCTGGACCGCATGGAGGTGATTAGACTGAGCGGGTATGTGTCTGATGAGAAGATGGCGATTGCGGAGAGGTATCTTGCTCCTCAGGCGCAGGAGCTGgctgggttgaagggggtggatgtggagcTTACCAAGGATGCTATCGAGGAGCTGATCAAGTCTTACTGCCGGGAGGCGGGTGTCCGCAACCTCAAGAAGCAGATTGAGAAGGTTTATCGCAAGAGCGCGCTGAAGATTGTGCaggagcttggggaggaggtgctgcCTGAGGAAGAGGCGCTGACGGACGAGGGCAAGGTTGCAAAGGAGGAGtcggcgaaggaggagactAAGCAATCGGAGGAGCCGGCCACCGCCAACACGGAAGCGACGGAGAAGGAGACTACTGAGGTGCCGAGGGTGGCCCTCAAGGTCCCCGAGAGCGTCCACGTCACCATCGACAAGGACAACCTCAAGGACTACGTCGGCCCCCCTGTTTTTACGTCCGACCGTCTTTATGATATCACCCCCCCGGGAGTAACCATGGGTTTGGCGTGGACGCAACTCGGCGGCGCGGCCATGTACGTCGAGGCAATTCTCCAGTCGGCCCTCAAGCCGGCCTCGCGGCCGTCGCTTGAGATTACGGGCAACCTCAAGACTGTGATGAAGGAGAGCTCTGCCATTGCGTACAGCTTTGCCAAGTCGTACATGGCGAACAATTTTCCCAAGAATGACTTTTTGGACCACGCCAAGATTCATGTGCATGTGCCTGAGGGGGCGGTGCAGAAGGATGGGCCGTCGGCGGGGATCACGATGGCGACGAGCCTGTTGAGTCTGGCGCTGGACAGGCAGGTTGATCCGGCGGTGGCGATGACGGGGGAGTTGACGCTGACGGGGAAGGTTCtgaggattggggggttgagggagaagactgttgcggcgaggagggcggggtgCAAGATGGTTTTGTTTCCGAGGGATAATGAGAGTGATTGGTTGGAGTTGCCTGAG AATATCAAGGAGGGAATCGAAGGCAGGCCGGTGAGCTGGTATTCGGAGGTTTTTGACCTTATTTTCCCTGATctggacaaggagaaggcgaatAAGagcagggtggtggtggctgagaacaaggagaagaaggaggaggagaagaaggatggggaggagagtgatTAG
- a CDS encoding hypothetical protein (EggNog:ENOG503P5HR): protein MTSNTTPDDLITSVTKLSLKTSSLDKPQKPAPSKKKAAAATPVADSWEDEEDNDDASEPEETPLGSTQTGTNAPPPTPMSPIAKKQPFSPSALNAPGTFGFTSFDGPGADSSPRSAGAAPDRRPEKTDAVARRMIAAGLGLRAPRATEEQKAYDRAVKEQEKKRREEERERQRKKEEEAQKAKAAIWDD, encoded by the coding sequence atgacctccaacaccacccccgacgACCTCATTACCTCAGTCACCAAACTCTCcctcaaaacctcctccctcgacaaaccccaaaaacccgccccctccaagaaaaaggccgccgccgccacccccgTCGCCGACAGCtgggaggacgaagaagacaacGATGATGCCTCAGAACCAGAAGAAACGCCACTAGGCAGCACCCAAACCGGCACCAACGcgcccccaccaacccccatgTCGCCCATAGCCAAGAAGCAGCCCTTTTCGCCATCAGCGCTCAACGCCCCCGGCACGTTCGGTTTCACATCTTTTGACGGACCTGGCGCCGACTCAAGTCCTCGATCAGCAGGCGCCGCACCAGACAGACGCCCAGAAAAGACCGATGCCGTGGCGCGACGCATGAttgctgctgggttggggcTTCGGGCGCCGAGGGCGACCGAGGAGCAAAAGGCGTATGATCGGGCGgtcaaggagcaggagaagaagaggagggaggaggagagggagaggcagaggaagaaggaagaggaggcgcagaaggccaaggcggcTATTTGGGATGATTAA
- a CDS encoding hypothetical protein (BUSCO:EOG09264YIJ; EggNog:ENOG503P7TU; COG:S), producing the protein MRRLLLSRPSSLSLLTTAPRRAFCASAPLSTTTTPSLELRTVQPPAEEPSPSQPEQPKEDSEQQPPEPNLPSPYTFPLPLAPTTNHSSLPNFLTYASHTSLDPTSTVYIGTHYEYTAILSLTRLAFTLHRVGGRSDYGIDLLGFWSPIPNSPDPPLRVLAQCKVTKTAKPVYIRELEGAFIGAPPGWRSKGVIGALVAEKTATKGVRDAIGRSKWPMVYIVCSREGVVSQMLWNQRAVEEGGLEGLGVGSKYRVAEDGEQVEEVMLTWMGREIKALKE; encoded by the coding sequence ATGCGCCGTCTACTTCTCTCCCGGCCATCCTCCCtatccctcctcaccaccgcccctcGACGAGCCTTCTGCGCCAGCGcccctctctcaacaacaacaaccccctccctcgaacTCAGAACTGTACAGCCACCCGCAGAAgaaccctccccttctcaaccAGAGCAACCAAAGGAAGATtcagaacaacaacccccagaaccaaacctcccctccccctacaccttccccctccccctcgccccaaccaccaaccactcctccctccccaacttccTCACCTACGCctcccacacctccctcgacccaacctccaccgtctaCATAGGCACCCACTACGAGTAcaccgccatcctctccctcacccgcctAGCCTTCACCCTCCACCGCGTCGGCGGCCGCTCCGACTACGGCATTGACCTCCTCGGCTTCTGgtcccccatcccaaactccccagACCCACCCCTCAGAGTCCTCGCCCAATGCAAAGTCACCAAAACAGCCAAACCGGTATACATCCGCGAGCTAGAAGGCGCCTTCATCGGAGCCCCTCCCGGGTGGCGCTCAAAGGGCGTTATCGGAGCACTAGTCGCAGAAAAGACTGCAACAAAAGGTGTCAGGGATGCGATTGGGAGGAGTAAATGGCCGATGGTGTACATTGTTTGTTctagggagggggtggtgagtcAGATGCTGTGGAATcagagggcggtggaggagggggggttggaagggttgggggtggggagtaAATATAGGGTTGCTGAGGATGGGgagcaggtggaggaggtgatgttgacgtggatggggagggagattaAGGCCCTCAAGGAATAA